In Arthrobacter sp. B3I4, the following proteins share a genomic window:
- the zapE gene encoding cell division protein ZapE, which translates to MVQIEQLAARTPAVSVDELLKGFYPSPRFGEVSFASYRPDPAQPSQAHAVRALESFAAGVGAGDGDGFFKRFFGKKQEASRAGIYLDGGFGVGKTHLLASLWHATPGPKAFGTFVEYTNLVGALSFRKTVEALSSYKLVCIDEFELDDPGDTVLMSRLMRELADAGVKLAATSNTLPGSLGDGRFAAVDFQREIQVLADQFDVVRIDGEDFRHRGLPTAPAPLRNDELAHHMKAEFDGKTVARDEFSTLINHLAGVHPSRYRQLIDGIDGVVWRNVHTITEQAVALRFVVLADRLYDKDVPILASGVPFDQLFTEEMMTGGYMKKYFRAVSRLTALAREGQNHEPS; encoded by the coding sequence TTGGTACAGATCGAACAGCTCGCCGCCAGAACACCGGCGGTTTCCGTGGATGAACTCCTCAAGGGTTTTTATCCGTCGCCGCGCTTCGGTGAGGTGTCCTTTGCCAGCTACCGCCCGGACCCGGCCCAGCCCAGCCAGGCCCACGCCGTCCGCGCCTTGGAGAGCTTCGCCGCCGGTGTCGGCGCCGGCGACGGGGACGGGTTCTTCAAGCGGTTCTTCGGCAAAAAGCAGGAGGCCTCCCGGGCGGGGATCTACCTCGACGGCGGCTTCGGCGTCGGCAAGACCCACCTGCTCGCCTCGCTGTGGCACGCGACCCCCGGGCCCAAGGCCTTCGGCACCTTCGTGGAATACACCAACCTCGTCGGTGCGCTGTCGTTCCGCAAGACCGTCGAGGCGCTGAGCTCCTACAAGCTGGTCTGCATCGACGAGTTCGAACTCGACGATCCGGGCGACACGGTCCTGATGTCCCGGCTGATGCGCGAGCTTGCCGACGCCGGCGTGAAGCTCGCAGCGACATCCAACACGCTGCCCGGGTCGCTGGGCGACGGCCGGTTTGCCGCCGTCGACTTCCAGCGCGAAATCCAGGTCCTGGCCGACCAATTCGACGTCGTCCGGATCGACGGTGAGGACTTCCGGCACCGCGGGCTGCCCACGGCGCCGGCGCCGCTGCGCAACGACGAACTGGCGCACCATATGAAGGCCGAGTTCGACGGCAAGACCGTCGCGAGGGACGAGTTCAGCACCCTGATCAATCACTTGGCCGGCGTCCACCCGAGCCGTTACCGGCAGCTGATCGACGGAATCGACGGCGTGGTGTGGCGTAACGTCCACACCATCACCGAACAGGCCGTGGCACTGCGCTTTGTCGTCCTGGCTGACCGGCTGTACGACAAGGACGTTCCCATCCTCGCCAGCGGCGTACCCTTCGACCAGCTCTTCACCGAGGAAATGATGACCGGCGGGTACATGAAAAAGTACTTCCGCGCGGTATCCCGCCT